One genomic window of Punica granatum isolate Tunisia-2019 chromosome 1, ASM765513v2, whole genome shotgun sequence includes the following:
- the LOC116213707 gene encoding TMV resistance protein N-like produces MASSSSSSSSSSSWEHDVFLCFRGEDTREGFTGHLYQALSVHCGINTFMDDRLPKGREISELLERIERSRISIVIFSPNFASSRWCLDELAKIIECKDRDAGQEVLPVFYKVAPTELRGPKGKMAEHLAKLSGRDAEMLSRWRLALEEFSNLRGWTFMQGVESGLIAQIVDEVRSRVDHVSLDLRVDDHDDEKDSLQVTKHATDGAEHACTKVVDAISTVFALCILALHIVLLVAVIKAFIEGDA; encoded by the coding sequence ATGgcgtcctcctcctcctcttcttcttcttcttcttcttgggaGCACGACGTGTTCTTGTGCTTCCGAGGCGAGGATACCCGAGAAGGTTTCACAGGGCATCTCTACCAGGCGCTAAGCGTGCACTGCGGGATCAACACGTTCATGGATGACCGGCTCCCCAAGGGGAGGGAAATCTCAGAGCTGCTCGAGAGGATTGAGAGGTCAAGGATCTCCATCGTTATATTCTCGCCAAATTTTGCATCTTCCAGATGGTGCCTGGACGAGCTTGCGAAGATCATCGAGTGCAAGGACAGGGACGCAGGGCAGGAGGTGCTGCCCGTCTTCTATAAGGTGGCCCCAACCGAGCTGAGAGGACCCAAGGGCAAGATGGCCGAGCACCTGGCCAAGCTCAGCGGCAGAGACGCCGAGATGTTGTCGAGGTGGCGGCTTGCTCTGGAGGAGTTCTCCAACTTGAGAGGATGGACTTTCATGCAAGGGGTGGAATCAGGACTGATTGCGCAGATTGTTGATGAGGTACGAAGCAGAGTGGATCATGTCTCTCTTGATCTTCGGGTAGATGACCATGATGATGAAAAGGATAGCTTACAGGTCACAAAGCATGCAACCGACGGTGCTGAGCACGCATGCACGAAAGTTGTTGATGCCATCAGCACAGTTTTTGCCTTGTGTATTCTAGCTCTGCACATCGTACTTTTGGTGGCCGTCATAAAGGCCTTTATCGAAGGGGATGCATGA